The genomic region CCCAGTAGGGGCCTACTGTTTGAAGGTGTGGATTCAGCAGTGATGCAGCCCCCTtcccctttttttcattcagaatTGTGACGTGGCATCATGTCATTGCCAAATTTGACACAAAATGGTGCATATctgtgatggggggggggcctAGCATCCGGAGACCAAAGGTTCGGGTGATCTTTGTTGTTGTTTAAATGTGATTGCAACGACAACGTGTGCCAAAGTGAAGTCGACAAAGACTAGCACCAGGATTGACTGATCCAGACTGTAGCTGTACACACACTGACACAGCCAGCGCAGCCCAGCCAGTCCTGATAACAATTCTGGCGGCTCAAGAGTGTCTCACCTTGTCTGTCATGGTTGATTTGCTTAATATGCTTCAAGATGTCATTGAATTCACGCCTCACTACTACTGACAACTTGGGcttccaaaatatattttttggaCCCCAGAATCTCAAAAAGTGTTCGAGTTTTAGCAGATTCTCAGAAAACTTCCGTTTTTTCGAGGGCTTTTCTTGGCTGAAACAATAGAACACAACATGAACTCCCACCACAACGGTGGATTGCTTGTAAATTGTTGTATTTCTATGAGTATTTTAATGGTTTTGTAGGGAGAAAAactatgaaaacaaaaattttcGGAACCGGAAGTTGACGCGTTGCTACGGGAAATCTCGCGAGAATTTTCGGGAAATACGAAATTTGCCGAACTGTGCAAAACTCTTGCGCGAAACATGTGTCTGTGCGAGACTAAAGGCAATGGCGAGCTTTTTCAGATTCGCCACCTCACAACATGAAAAAACACCTCATTTGTCTCGTCAAATTACGATGAATTGATATATCGACCTGATAAATATATATTTAAATGTTTACTTAATTCATAGGTACATTTATTTAGTCCGATGCGTGCAATCTAATCGCTGAAGAAGGCAAAATATTCTTCATTATTGTCgttgttttgtgttttgagtTTGTGTAGTGTATACTGTATGCTCAATGCATTGCAGACATCATTGCTTCATGCACTATGCAGATGCAGGATATTGTTATCATGATTGATAATGATCATGCATTCAAGTTACCTCCCATGCTATATATTGCATAACTAAATAGAATGTAGGCCTCACAGTAGTGCTACTCACATACTACTTGTGCGGAATAACATGATGACGTCGGTGATGATGATTATCATGCCCATCACTCACAGCGTCAGCATCGTTATCACTAATGTCATCTTCATGCCAAATGGACAGTAGCCTGCAGTAGGGTATATTCAGTGGTGCAGACCGCTTAATTCATATTCCATCATCGACCTTATTTTTTCGGTGAATCCTGACTGAAAAGAAACTCTCTTACCTTTGCAGATCCTACTACCCCGGAGCAACAATGAGTATCGTCACAGTGATCAGCCGGAAGTTCCTTGGCATCGTCTTGGGCATCATGGCGCTCTTCAAGAGAGCCATGTGCTTCCTTGGGCGGAAACGCCGGGATAGCGGAACTCTCCTGCCGACAGCCAATCATTATCCTAATCCCATGTCGGCAAATGTTACACAGTCCGTGCCGGGAAATGAGGAGGTACGTATCCAAAATCAAAGAAGTAGTCTTCCGTTGTGAAGTTGTCACTAATGTCAGTCATAACTCTTTCTTCAGAATTTGTCTCATCAAGTTTTGATTTCTTATTCATAGCGCCTGGGTTAAGATGAATTCAGTCACTGCTACTCTTTCCTTCTTGTtggaaaatgaccaaattcacttACCCTGGCttacatttgaaatattttttacttCAGCTGATTCTCCTGTTGTTAGAATCTATCCTTTTGTTTATGCTATACCCTGATTATTGTTTCCTTGCATGAAGTACTTAAGGTGAACAAAAATTGGGTATCGAGACTAGCAGAATGTGATGTGGAACTTTCATTTCAGAAAGCAGTTCATGTGTTAATGGAAGGTGATAGTGGTGGGCCTCCGGAGGTTAGAATTACATTTTTGGCAAAAGTTACAGGTTCCTTTCCATTATGGCATGGGGGTGGTGGACATCTTCTCAATCTTTGATTCCCCTTCTCTAACTCTATACACCAGCCACATCCACCAACCACATTTGATCACCTCTTTTGGTCCTTTTCCTGAGTTAAGATCGAGACCTGTTCACCTCAAAATCTCCCAGTTATAGATTAATACCCAATCATTTCAGCATTGTCATTATCAATATCCAAAAGAAATTTTCTAATGGTGAAATCAGTTCTCATGAACATTGATTGTAGTGATCAAATTCTCGATTTAGGTTGAGCTCGAGTCCTGGGACAACTGGGGTCAAGGCGACGGTACCATCAACATCAGCGTGGTCGATAATGGTATGGCCAACAATTACCAAACAGGTGGACCaggtcaccatggcaaccaaaTGAATAACACTGATGCACAGGAGGAGCCAGAAATAGACTTCTTTCAGGATATGACGCCGACATTTAGGAAACCAAAAACGGTTGGTATAAAGTTATCAGCACTgttttttgtctttgtgtccttgagaaggcacttaaccctacttgccaTCTCTCCACCAATGAGTGAATGGGTAACTGGTGGCCTTGCCAATGGGAAAATGTGACTGCTCGTCCTGTGTGCTGGACCATGCAGCTGGGATGTGATACTCCCCAAGGGTAATCATATGTTTCGGCACATTTCAACAACTGAACTGTTGAAAAGTACGCTTTACAAGTGTGGCATTTAGTATCATGTTGTTATTGTAATATCGTGAAGACTAAATGTAACTTTACTTCCAGATGTTTGTTGGCTCAGAGTCATCACAGAAGGTTAGAGGGGTTCTTTGAGATTCCGTGGAGAATTTTTATGACTTTTATaatattttggctttgaaataaTGATTTATCATGGTAACCCTGACCTGCTTTAAGTTGGGACTTCGTTGACACTAAACTTGTTTAACAAAATCTGTTGTAAATTCCTTCCCTGTGGCTAAGGTTTCCGTGTCTAAAAAACCACACCATTATCATTTCTGAATGTCCAAACCAAAGGTTTTTTATCACAACATGGAGGCGTGCGTAGAAATTCTCCACTCCACATAACTTGGAATCGCATGACAGCTTCCTCTATCCTAATGCCCTGAACCTAGTTACATATGTATACAGTTGCTAGGCTATTCCAAAAAAGGCACCTTCATCCATAGGCAGTTTATCCCACAAATGCTTCTTCGTGTTCAATGCTAGACAATAAAGGACTGATGCCATTGGAGCAGTTTGCTAGGCTATTCCAAAAAAGGCACCTTCATCCATAGGCAGTTTATCCCACAAATGCTTCTTCGTGTTCAATGCTGACAATAAAGGACTGATGCCATTGGAGCAGTTTGCCGGCCGTGTGTTCTTGTTAACATTCTGTGGTGGAACCAGTCCTTTATGCTGCATATTGTAACAATAGTGCTTTTACCCAACTTCTTAAGACATCTACATTGCGGTGGCCAATGAAATCTGTCTGTCTCATTTAAAagaatcaaaacatttcatCCTGGTGATAGGTGTTCACCAGTTTGAACCTGGGTTGTGTTGTTGCGTGTAAAACTAAAATCTGGTGTAAATGTATATGAATAGTTTGTAATCAGGAGagatattttgatatctttttcTTCTGACTTGTCTTGTTGAATGTTCTTGATATGATTTCACACTTCTTCCAGATATTGATCCGGAAAAAGGAAGAGCAAGCTGGGACGTTGTCATCAAGGCTGGCGATGTCGTCAGGATCGGATATTCCTCAACAGGTAATGATTCGATAGTCCTGGCACCATTTTCAACTAAGGCTCGTTTCGATTGCACTGGTTTTTGGAGTTGTAACCAAGGACCACTACCAAGGAATCCTGGGATTAAATTGGTTGGCAAATGTTCACTGTGACCCCTTCtcgaatagaaattgatacctcgctGTGGGACTTCAATTTTTCTCCCATGCGCTCAGCTGGAGGCTTGTGTTTGGTCTAGCTGAGTCGGTCACTATCAGTTCCCTTATGCATAACAACATACAATCTCATTTCAGGGACCGGATCTTGGTTCGTGGGAAGACACCGAGAATGCCTGGGACGAGGCTTTAGGTGAAGATCTGTCGTGGGAGGCGGAGGCGGCCATTAAAGAAAAACGTCGCCAAGAGCGTGAACACCGTTTCCTGGAAcaccagaagaaaaaaatagagCGAGATTCTCAGAGACTTCATAAAAAAGACAGCGGTGGTCACATTAGCGCGGTGAAATTATCATGATGGAGTGTACTCTTTTTTACTGTGATATGTAATGAGTATTCTGGAAGATTATGCATGGTGAATCTGGACCAGGTGTGGACTGATTGATATCAGCTGCATATAATGTAGCTACCGGTAGTTGGGGAGATTCTGGACTCTGGATAATTGTGTGAAGTTCTCTTACACTGAACCAAAGTGGCAGCATGCACGAGCTGCACAACTGACAACAACTTGTGAAGGGATGGTCGTATTAGTCATGAGGTATGTTATCAGTGAATATTCTGGACAGTGTACAAGTTATCTTATCCTGAACTAAACTGATAGCATGCAATAGCTGCAGGAAGGGGAATGACATGTAACTTGCTGTGTTATCAGTGAATATCGTGGACACTGTGCGAGATGTCTGGTCCTCAACTGAGCATGCATTAGCTATTAAAATGGAGAATTGTATTAGCAACATGTAACATGTATGTTATGAATAAATATTCTGGACAATGGGtgacatgaataaagactagcaaatgcttttacttcaattttgtacagaaaggcctagtgtaaatgtacatggagttttagataaaagcatttactgctctttattcatatcacccaatgtgcaAGTTATCTGGTTCTTAACTTGATCTGATGATAGCAGCAGTAGATATATTGTTGGTGTTTTCTGACTGTTAGATCTTTAGTGAAAGGAAAGACTGAGTAATGGAACTTGGCGTGGGGATCTGGACGTTCTGGTCGAGAGATCGACCAGTGTATGATCTGTTTTGCATATCATGCGATGTGAAGTATTCATTGAGATGTTCATTTaattgttttttcttttctttctaaaATTGGTTCACTGAATGTCGTAGTACGGTAATACTATGTTATTTCTTCCGAAAAAGCAGTGCAATGATAATTATTTAAGCTTACTCTGTAATTCTGCTTGCTAGGGCCTGGTTGTCATTGACTGACACTGTGTTATTTTCTTAAAGTGTTTTTTAGGGGTTAAGAATTGTCCGAGGTATTCTACGCCATTGTTGGTGACCAAAGTTTGTTCTGAACAGCCAGGCTCAGGTCTGTAAAGGCGATTTAGAAATATAGACGTCTGATTGTGTCTttggatgtacagtggaacctcccttagcggacacctctctattcaggacaacctctccattaaggacactagttttggtcccaaattggttgtttccattcaatttgacctctctaatcagggcacctctctattaaggacagcatttgtcggTCCcgatagtgtccttaatagggaggttctacgtATCGACACTTTGAGTATGCCTGCgaataaaaatttaaaatcctGAATGAttctgttgtcgttgttgtctTTCACATCTGTCACAGCCAAGATTGTAAGGTTGACTCAAAAGATCCCATCGTCCAAGAATCACTGGCTCTATTTGGAAAGCAATTCCACAGCCTATACCAGCCGCTTGCAAGGAAAACTTGCATATTAGGACGATACATTTACACTGTGTGGAAGAAGTGTCCTTCGGTGACACTTCTGGCGTCAGACATGCAGGAATAGTGCATACATCAAAAGAATCACTCCGGACAATAGTCCCACGAGGTGTGAAATGCTCAATTCCGTCTTGATTTGTGTTGTGATCAGTCCGATTCAACTGAAATTCGTCCAAATTGGTTGAGGAATGGTGCTAGCCCTACTCCCTGTCGTTGTGAGTCTTGGTGATGCCAGAGAGGTAATGGGTCGAGCCGATGAACTGGACCTCCTCCCTTATGTTGAGTCTTGCCGCAGGGCTCGTAGCGTTGCTCTCCCAAGTGGTGCTGCTGGCCGAGACCAGTCTTGAGATGGGAAATTCCCCTACTCTGCAATTGATTTTGGGTTCTTGTAAGGGAATATGATGGAAAAACAAGGCAATAATCACAACATCGGGATATTAATGTATGTCGAGGTTTGATCCAATGCTGTCATATTAGTCCCAAAAATAAAAGACACTAATGATTACCAAGGATGATTTTTATTACACAGATTTGCATAAATAAGTGCGCATTGAACAGAATATCATTACATGAAAATGTGATTGGCGTCAAGACGTAATAAATACTAGTCTTCATGCAGTCTTTATCAGGTCTTGGTGGCGTTTGAAAGGCACATTTAGGGTTTGTAAACAGAATGACAAGTATTTGTTCGGAAAAAAGTATTAGATGATGCCAAAATTGTTGCTCTTCAATAGCTGATTATCAATAACTCACAATGAAAAGTCTTAAGACTTTGATTTTGGCACATGTAAGATCAGGAATTCCGTAAACAAACCCAATGTTTGGTGATTTTTAAACTGTTATGATAATTTACAAGTGAAATATTTCGTTGTACATTGATGTATTAAGGCATACACAACCATTTTTCAAAGCAACTCAATAGCACAGATTTACCCACAACCAGACTAGATCAGTATAGATGTCACTACTAAACTAAGACAAAGTTTAACTACAGGGTGTACCCGAATAAATGAAGGGGCACAGGTTAGCTTATTCTTGTACCAGGGTCTATAACTTTCATGTTTCCATTTGTGGAGAGGTTCTGAGCCAAACTGACCAGATTCTCAAGATGAAGCAACTAGGAATTCTTGGTTCATATTTGCTGCACCTACACATACCATGACTATATACATCTATCGTGTCTATATCACGAATTGGCACCGAAATTGAGCACAAACTTCTAGGCCCGCACCCGATGAGTGAATGTACAGATTATAATCCATACTTGGCGAATCTGATATGATACAACAAGAGGcacaagggcctggcgctcagctgaaatacatcgCCACAAAAACCCATCAAATTGCAACAAAATATACACATTCTAAAACAAAACACACACAAAGAGAATGCAAATAGATAATCTCTTCAGAATGAATAGatattaaaattttgaactcaaGGCTAATTGGTAAAAGAAATCCCCTCCCCAATAGATAAATGGACCTTAAAAAATGGACTGAGCATTTCAAAAGACCAGAATTTAAGGCTTCAGTAAAGATCTTGTGACAATAGTTTAAATAATTTGACTTACATGTTGACTGATTAAAGAACCTGCTACACAAAACTTGCCTGAAATTTGTGAGCTCTCTAAATTGAGGAGTTTACCGGAAAGTTTTTATCACAAAAAGGTGGCAAGATTTGCAAAGTAAAGTGTCAATAAAGCCAGGTTTACACTCTGACGACTTTCACACATGTAATCTAGAATGTTGGATCGTTATTACCAATGCTGGGCATGTGTCTATCAGAATATGAATCTGACTTTACTCCAGGACAAACAGgatacaaaattcaaaattctacGATTCGTTGGACAGAAGTAACCCTCAGACCCAAAAAAGGTGATCtatgtacaatagaacctccctcagtagacccctctttatcaaggacaccgTTTTTGGCTCCAAATCGGTCACTTCCATTGGggatttgacctctgcaataaGATCCAAACCTCTCAaataaagacagcatttgtcagtcgaatggtgtccttaatacagaggctTTACTGTATTCGTGAGCATGATTTACAATTCATCGTGAAGTGTCTGCATGGAGAGATATTCGGTGAATCCATTGAGAGTACGTTGGCCGGAATACTCATCAATCTGTGCACCGTTCCTGAATAGCATAATTGTTGGGTAACCTTGGACCTGGAAGCACAAAAGGAGaaactattacatgtatttatgataGAATCGGCAGTCAAGAACTCGGCATCAACGTGAGTCCTATAGAACTACAGTCCTATAGGACTGAGAGGACAGTCTTCTGCCAGAAAATCACATTGTGGGCTATACCTTCTGCACTGACTGCACTCGCAGTACATTCACTTGTGTTGTCAAAGTCGGTGCAACCTCTGATGCTGATATACTTATGAATCCCAGAGCTTGAGATGGCCTTACCTTGAATTTCTCACAAATATTTGCATTATCCTCACAGTTGATCTCTGCTATCTTTACACTACTCCCCGAGACCTGGAACGCTTTTCCCAACTCTTCAAATATAGGGGCAAGAGCTTTGCAGTGTCCACACCttcaaaaaaaaagaagaaatgtgGCGTGCAGAATTGGGCAAAAATGTTTACATAGCTGAGTTCTGATTCGACCTCTGGACCAACTCCCCCTCATCAGTGTTTTTGCCGATAACACACAACAGAATAAATAGAAACAGTATGATAATATGGTCCAATTAGCCCAGGTTTAATCAGTCACAGGCCTGGGATGTGCATCTAAGTAAAGCATAGTGTATTATTCATGCTGTAATTCCTTCtctcaacaaaataaaaacTCACCaatcaacatagaatttgaTAAAAGTGACACCAGATGCAACAGATGCATCGAAGTTGGCACCGGTCAGtttgacaacattttcttgGGCTGGTGTTTTTGAGTCAGGTATTTTCTCAGCATCTTCATTTTCACTCCCAGCCATTTCCGACACTTTCTGCTTGATGAAATCACGGAGCGTGTTTAAATCTCGGACGCCTTGATATTTCTCGTACTGTATACCATTCCTGAACCAGAGCAACGTGGGATAGGCCCGTACGCTGTGTTTTTGACACACGGCACGATTTTCTGTACAGTCAACCTAAACGGAAGAAAGGAATGCAAGAAATAATATTCGAAAATTATAGCAAAGGGCATCTTCCTTGTGATGTGACTGTGTATTCCAATCAGGCCATATCGGGTGCCAAATCAAGGCACATTTTTTTAACATAAAAAGCTGTATTTTGATGTTTACTCTCAGGTAACACTGCATATCACGGTGGCGGCGGGTTCCTAACCTACCTTTCCTATTTTGACATCTTGATTCTCTGTATGGAATGTTGCAAGTTCGGCCCACGTCGGCGCTAACCGTTGACAATGTCCACACCAGGGGGCGTAAAATTTGATGAAGTGATCGCCGTGTTGTACGTGGTTCTGGAATGTATCTTCTGTGAGCTCGTACAGGCCTGTCTTGACAACTGGATTGGGGGTGAGTGGCTCCTGTGACAAGGCAAAAGTATAGTGTACAACAAACGGGCAGACTCTTTTTATTGTGATGTTCCCGCAATAACTCGCCatggagaatcagttcccccACTGACAAAATCTTATCTTGTGTATTCAGGGTAGTCTGTCGTACCCAGCAACCTGCCTGGAAGGTACCTAGTACAGACCTGAGGCCCAAACTGATTTAATAGTTATCAAAACTACCGCCTCAACAATTTCTTGATGAACTCATGTTTATTGATGATATTATTCATTGCTTGAATGAACTTTTACCTGGGCATCTGGTACcatttgttttttaatgaattcGTCAAATGTTTCAATGTCACGGCCACCCTTAAAGGTCACTGGTTCTGTACCCTTTACACCGAAGAACTTCATTCTGAAAAAGGAATGAAGTGAAAGTGTGTTATTTCGAGCAGAATGAAATGAATGGTAAGCCATTTTGCCCATTTTAATCAACTGGTAGCTACAAACTGAGCAGAATGAGTGATACGATAATAAAAATATTGAAGTCGTCATTATTTCTTGCTGGTACTTACGTTGGGTAGCCAAGAACATTGTAATTGGCACAGAGTTCTGTGTTCAAGACACAATTAACCTGAAACAAAAAGATTTATATAAAACAGAGATTCAAAAACAATCCCGACTGTCTTGTAAGGAAAGATTAGGTGACGCCAATTCAAAAGTCTCTTTTCATCGGGGAGTGATAACAGCTCTCCAATGGATGATTTAAGGGGAGTGATGAAGCTTTGATGTGATCACTCCCCACAACCCAAATGTGAATGACTGGGAACCTCCTGCCAGCAGCCACCTTCGTTAgctggacactgattttggtccaacCGTCCAACTGACAGCTGTTGCTAAGTACTGGTGAGAACCCACTACCCATTGTCTACTGTTTCTACCAACCTGTAAGATTTTAACATTTGGCTTCAGATCATCAGAGCCATCATAATGCTCCCCAAGCTGCTGCCATGTTGGCAAGACTTTCTGGCAGTGACCGCACCTACAATGAGAATGGCAGGTAGTTTTAATCAACCTTTTCATGGACGATTGTTTGGGTGCTGCATTATCTGAAGTCGgctaaggccttctgacgtgttccgaGTCAGATTCTGAGTGTGCACATTTGTTTTTAATGGGCTCTGATCCATCTTAAAAGACTGCTTAGCCGCGGTTGTATACCAACCTGGACCACGTGTTCATCTGTTTGTTCATTGACGTTGGTGTTGCGCTTCAAGTTCAGTTTTATTTTTTGGCTGGCTGGCCATTCGAACAGCTACAGGGCTCCTCCACCTTGACTGTCTGGTATCTTTGACTCTTAACATGGTGAAGACCTGTTAATCAGAGCCTGATTGCCATTTTCCGGCGAGGGGCCTATATACTATATATCATCAACAGATGATGTGGCACCATTCGCACCTGTCACACGCCTGCCTGTACAGTGTACATACATAGCCCTACATGTACaatttgaaaagtaggtcaaagaCCAAGTGAAATTCAAACTCACCAAGGCGCGTAGAAAAGCACAAAATGTGGATCTTTTTCtatttttgctttgaaaaacTCATTTGTGTACACTGGAatggcatcatcatcataaaattTTTCCCCTCCGAAAGTTAGAACAACAGAGGAAAAGAGAAgcaataatttttcaaaatgagccATGTTGTCAATTTAATAAAGTCTCACACAAAACACCGGGTAGTATTTGGTCATATTACGAGAGACTATTGCACAGTTCGGCAAATTATTTAAATTTTTGACCTACGTTCCTTCACTTCCGAGGTCATCCTCTCTGCCATCTTGTCGTTGACGAAAGTGTACTGTCCTCGAAAGAGCTAAGGCCAATCCGGCAACATACACTGAATAGATTTGTCATCCAAGACCGCTTTATACTTTAAATTAAACTATGTGTACTCCTGATGAATTGGCTTGCACGTACAGTGCCCTCATCCTTGCCGATGATGATGTAGCCATCACTGTAAGTTGGGGTCGATTTTCTTTTTTCCATGGTCCTGCCTGCACTAAATTGCATGTGTGTGCTGCTGTAGGTGCACTGTAACGAGTAAAGGGTCCATGGTATTAGTTGCTGAGCATGCTAGTTTTCACCTCTTTGACTCTGCAATGGGGTAGAATGAAGATAGTTTAATGCCATCAGCACGACGATGGCGATGATTGTTCAGCACCAAAACCAACCTTGtttattgatatttatgcctaggcctatgcacatgacaattgacatgaatGAATGATGATCGCCAATTTTTTCGCTTCTTCATTTCAGGCCGACAAGCTCCAGACCATCCTCAAAGCCGCTAATGTCAAAGTGGAGCCTTTCTGGCCAGGTGAGATTGAGAAAATGGGAAAAGTCGAAAAGTTGGACTTGCATGCGATTGCCACTGCCATTACCGTACCGCCTACCGGTAGTTTGAATGTCCTGTTTGATAAGTAGACTTAGAgccgatgattttaaaatttcacaaatcataaAATGCTACACATTACGAAGTTGATGATACAACCCGCTAATATGAGGCTCTTTCTTGCGTTGTTAATAAACTAAAAATTCGCCAACTCTTGGTCTTGGCTTCACATACAATACATGTGATGTTGTATGATGTTTACAACATTTCAAGCCAAGGTTGGAATTCTTTGCCCTCGTGAGCTTTTTCTTCGAGTAATCATATTTGTGTGCGTTACTTTCAGGTCTGTTCGCCAAAGCCCTCACCGATGTTAATGTCAAGGAGCTGGTCACAAAGATTGGTAGCTCCGCTGGATCTGGTCCTGCCGCTGGTGCAGGTGCAGCCGCTGCTCCAGTTGAGGAGGAGAAGAAGGGTGAGTGTCTGCTGATTCATGCTGCTGTCTGTGGTAACCCTGTACCTTCATTgcggaaaatatttgaaatcatcGTGCCCTAAATTTGTTATGATCTGCGTGCGTGCAGAGAATAAGCTGGGTTGAGTCGTACAGTCATGCTCATGTTTGTTATCATATTAAAAATGTGGAAATCCTGGAGATTTTGctaaattttcattttcttcattacaGAAGAGAAGAAGGAAGAATCTGAAGAGGAGTCTGATGACGACATGGGATTCGGTAAGTTAATGTGATGGTCCTCTCGCCACAGCTGTCGAAGATACTTTCAGTGGGGCACCTCAAGACCATAACAAACATGAACACCAGTACAGACTTGATGAGCCAATGATTAAAAACTTGCTGTTCACATCCTGAAATTGGCATGTTGATCTATCCTATTATGAGGCTCCCGTCTTGCAATGCGTCATCAAGATGGTGTCCTTTGAAGCA from Lineus longissimus chromosome 19, tnLinLong1.2, whole genome shotgun sequence harbors:
- the LOC135503089 gene encoding large ribosomal subunit protein P1-like — encoded protein: MCTPDELACTYSALILADDDVAITADKLQTILKAANVKVEPFWPGLFAKALTDVNVKELVTKIGSSAGSGPAAGAGAAAAPVEEEKKEEKKEESEEESDDDMGFGLFD
- the LOC135503221 gene encoding receptor-binding cancer antigen expressed on SiSo cells-like isoform X1, which codes for MSIVTVISRKFLGIVLGIMALFKRAMCFLGRKRRDSGTLLPTANHYPNPMSANVTQSVPGNEEKAVHVLMEGDSGGPPEVELESWDNWGQGDGTINISVVDNGMANNYQTGGPGHHGNQMNNTDAQEEPEIDFFQDMTPTFRKPKTMFVGSESSQKILIRKKEEQAGTLSSRLAMSSGSDIPQQGPDLGSWEDTENAWDEALGEDLSWEAEAAIKEKRRQEREHRFLEHQKKKIERDSQRLHKKDSGGHISAVKLS
- the LOC135503221 gene encoding receptor-binding cancer antigen expressed on SiSo cells-like isoform X3, whose protein sequence is MSIVTVISRKFLGIVLGIMALFKRAMCFLGRKRRDSGTLLPTANHYPNPMSANVTQSVPGNEEVELESWDNWGQGDGTINISVVDNGMANNYQTGGPGHHGNQMNNTDAQEEPEIDFFQDMTPTFRKPKTMFVGSESSQKILIRKKEEQAGTLSSRLAMSSGSDIPQQGPDLGSWEDTENAWDEALGEDLSWEAEAAIKEKRRQEREHRFLEHQKKKIERDSQRLHKKDSGGHISAVKLS
- the LOC135503221 gene encoding receptor-binding cancer antigen expressed on SiSo cells-like isoform X2, with amino-acid sequence MSIVTVISRKFLGIVLGIMALFKRAMCFLGRKRRDSGTLLPTANHYPNPMSANVTQSVPGNEEKAVHVLMEGDSGGPPEVELESWDNWGQGDGTINISVVDNGMANNYQTGGPGHHGNQMNNTDAQEEPEIDFFQDMTPTFRKPKTILIRKKEEQAGTLSSRLAMSSGSDIPQQGPDLGSWEDTENAWDEALGEDLSWEAEAAIKEKRRQEREHRFLEHQKKKIERDSQRLHKKDSGGHISAVKLS
- the LOC135503302 gene encoding thioredoxin domain-containing protein 5-like; this encodes MAHFEKLLLLFSSVVLTFGGEKFYDDDAIPVYTNEFFKAKIEKDPHFVLFYAPWCGHCQKVLPTWQQLGEHYDGSDDLKPNVKILQVNCVLNTELCANYNVLGYPTMKFFGVKGTEPVTFKGGRDIETFDEFIKKQMVPDAQEPLTPNPVVKTGLYELTEDTFQNHVQHGDHFIKFYAPWCGHCQRLAPTWAELATFHTENQDVKIGKVDCTENRAVCQKHSVRAYPTLLWFRNGIQYEKYQGVRDLNTLRDFIKQKVSEMAGSENEDAEKIPDSKTPAQENVVKLTGANFDASVASGVTFIKFYVDWCGHCKALAPIFEELGKAFQVSGSSVKIAEINCEDNANICEKFKVQGYPTIMLFRNGAQIDEYSGQRTLNGFTEYLSMQTLHDEL